In a single window of the Streptomyces cinnabarinus genome:
- a CDS encoding amino acid ABC transporter permease, producing MTDKFDKEPADAKPSAAVSKEGSALPPEAIKAIPVRHYGRWISGVVVLALVALLINAFASAEKIQWDTVGDFVFDSTVLAGAGRTLLISVLAMIMGVVLGVILAVMRLSKNPVTSWVAWVYIWFFRGTPVYVQLLLWFNLALIFPTLNLGPIYKDEMVQVMTPFMAALLGLGLNEAAYMAEICRAGLMAVDEGQTEASHALGMSHAKTLRRIVIPQAMRVIVPPTGNEFINMLKTSSLVYAVTYNELLRATSTIGSTSYAVMEMLFVACIWYLVMTSVFSVFQYYLERRYARGSLRQLPPTPWQKVKANMLGLGRERGASA from the coding sequence GTGACTGACAAGTTCGACAAGGAGCCGGCCGACGCCAAGCCGTCGGCCGCGGTCTCCAAGGAGGGCTCGGCCCTCCCGCCCGAGGCGATCAAGGCGATCCCGGTCCGCCACTACGGCCGCTGGATCAGCGGTGTGGTCGTGCTGGCCCTGGTGGCCCTGCTGATCAACGCGTTCGCCAGCGCCGAGAAGATCCAGTGGGACACCGTCGGCGACTTCGTCTTCGACTCCACGGTCCTCGCGGGCGCCGGCCGCACCCTGCTGATCAGCGTCCTGGCGATGATCATGGGCGTGGTCCTCGGCGTGATCCTCGCCGTCATGCGGCTCTCGAAGAACCCGGTGACGAGCTGGGTGGCCTGGGTCTACATCTGGTTCTTCCGCGGTACGCCGGTCTACGTCCAGCTGCTGCTCTGGTTCAACCTGGCGCTGATCTTCCCGACGCTGAACCTCGGTCCGATCTACAAGGACGAGATGGTCCAGGTCATGACCCCGTTCATGGCCGCCCTGCTGGGCCTCGGCCTGAACGAGGCCGCCTACATGGCGGAGATCTGCCGCGCCGGTCTGATGGCCGTCGACGAGGGCCAGACCGAGGCCTCGCACGCGCTCGGCATGAGCCACGCCAAGACCCTGCGCCGGATCGTGATCCCGCAGGCGATGCGGGTGATCGTGCCGCCGACCGGCAACGAGTTCATCAACATGCTGAAGACCTCGTCGCTGGTGTACGCGGTGACGTACAACGAACTGCTGCGCGCCACCTCCACGATCGGTTCCACCAGTTACGCCGTGATGGAGATGCTGTTCGTGGCGTGCATCTGGTACCTGGTCATGACCAGCGTGTTCAGCGTCTTCCAGTACTACCTGGAGCGCCGCTACGCCCGCGGTTCGCTGCGTCAGCTGCCGCCGACGCCGTGGCAGAAGGTCAAGGCGAACATGCTCGGTCTCGGCCGCGAAAGGGGTGCGTCGGCATGA
- a CDS encoding class I SAM-dependent methyltransferase, translated as MTTSTGTDWQAWQESWDRQQEWYMPDREERFRIMLDMVEALVGPAPRVLDLACGTGSITARLLTRLPGATSTGVDLDPALLAIAEGTFAGDERAGFVTADLKDPDWAAKLPYDTYDAVLTATALHWLHSEPLAALYGQVAGLVRDGGVFMNADHMIDETTPRINAAERELRHARMDRARSDGALDWAEWWQVAANDPVLAAPTARRFEIYGEHADGDAPSAQWHARVLREQGFAETRPVWCSPSDTLVLALK; from the coding sequence ATGACGACCAGTACCGGAACCGACTGGCAGGCCTGGCAGGAGAGCTGGGACCGGCAGCAGGAGTGGTACATGCCCGACCGGGAGGAGCGCTTCCGGATCATGCTGGACATGGTGGAGGCGCTCGTCGGGCCCGCGCCCCGGGTGCTCGACCTGGCCTGCGGCACCGGCTCCATCACCGCCCGGCTGCTCACCCGGCTGCCCGGCGCCACCAGCACCGGCGTCGACCTCGACCCGGCGCTCCTCGCCATCGCCGAGGGCACTTTCGCGGGCGACGAGCGGGCCGGCTTCGTCACCGCCGACCTCAAGGACCCGGACTGGGCGGCGAAGCTGCCGTACGACACCTACGACGCCGTACTGACCGCTACTGCCCTGCACTGGCTGCACAGCGAACCCCTCGCGGCCCTCTACGGTCAGGTCGCGGGGCTGGTCCGCGACGGCGGTGTCTTCATGAACGCGGACCACATGATCGACGAGACCACGCCCCGGATCAACGCCGCCGAGCGCGAACTGCGGCACGCGCGCATGGACCGGGCCAGGAGCGACGGCGCCCTGGACTGGGCCGAGTGGTGGCAGGTCGCCGCGAACGACCCCGTCCTCGCCGCCCCGACCGCCCGCCGCTTCGAGATCTACGGCGAGCACGCCGACGGGGACGCACCGTCCGCGCAGTGGCACGCGCGCGTGCTGCGCGAGCAGGGCTTCGCGGAGACCCGCCCGGTGTGGTGCTCACCCTCGGACACCTTGGTGCTCGCACTGAAGTAG
- a CDS encoding NAD(P)-dependent malic enzyme: MAAEIVNPRSDSDTGQDGGAEPLDSFDPAFALHRGGKMAVQATVPLRDKDDLSLAYTPGVAKVCTAIAEQPELVHDYTWKSSVVAVVTDGTAVLGLGDIGPEASLPVMEGKAILFKQFGGVDAVPIALDCTGVDEIVETVVRLAPSFGGVNLEDISAPRCFEIERRLQERLDIPIFHDDQHGTAVVTLAALRNAARLSGREIGQLRAVISGAGAAGVAIAKMLVEAGIGDVALADRKGIISADRTDLTDVKREVAGFTNKAGLSGSLEDALSGADVFIGVSGGTVAESAVASMAEGAFVFAMANPNPEVHPEVAHKYAAVVATGRSDFPNQINNVLAFPGIFAGALQVRASRITEGMKIAAAEALASVVGDDLAADYVIPSPFDERVAPAVTAAVAAAARAEGVARR, from the coding sequence GTGGCAGCGGAGATCGTCAATCCTCGCAGCGACAGCGATACGGGTCAGGACGGAGGGGCCGAGCCCCTCGATTCCTTCGATCCCGCGTTCGCGCTGCACCGCGGCGGCAAGATGGCAGTGCAAGCCACCGTGCCGCTCCGCGACAAGGACGACCTGTCCCTGGCGTACACACCCGGCGTGGCGAAAGTGTGCACCGCCATCGCCGAGCAGCCGGAGCTCGTCCACGACTACACCTGGAAGTCGTCGGTCGTCGCCGTCGTGACGGACGGTACGGCCGTGCTGGGCCTCGGGGACATCGGCCCCGAAGCCTCCCTCCCCGTGATGGAGGGCAAGGCGATTCTGTTCAAGCAGTTCGGCGGCGTGGACGCGGTGCCGATCGCGCTGGACTGCACCGGGGTCGACGAGATCGTCGAGACCGTGGTGCGCCTCGCGCCCTCCTTCGGGGGTGTGAACCTGGAGGACATCTCGGCGCCGCGGTGCTTCGAGATCGAGCGCAGACTCCAGGAGCGGCTGGACATTCCGATCTTCCACGACGACCAGCACGGTACGGCGGTCGTGACGCTGGCCGCGCTGCGGAACGCCGCGCGGCTGAGCGGGCGGGAGATCGGGCAGCTGCGGGCGGTCATCTCCGGCGCCGGGGCGGCCGGTGTCGCCATCGCCAAGATGCTGGTCGAGGCCGGGATCGGGGATGTGGCGCTGGCCGACCGCAAGGGCATCATCTCGGCGGACCGTACGGATCTGACGGACGTCAAGCGCGAGGTGGCCGGGTTCACGAACAAGGCCGGGCTGTCGGGGTCCCTGGAGGACGCCCTGTCCGGCGCCGACGTCTTCATCGGCGTCTCCGGCGGTACGGTCGCGGAGTCCGCGGTCGCCTCCATGGCGGAGGGTGCCTTCGTGTTCGCGATGGCCAACCCGAACCCGGAGGTGCATCCCGAGGTCGCGCACAAGTACGCGGCGGTCGTGGCGACCGGGCGGTCGGACTTCCCGAACCAGATCAACAACGTCCTCGCCTTCCCCGGGATCTTCGCGGGTGCCCTGCAGGTGCGGGCCTCCCGGATCACGGAGGGGATGAAGATCGCGGCGGCGGAGGCGCTGGCGTCGGTGGTCGGTGACGATCTCGCGGCGGACTATGTCATCCCGTCCCCCTTCGACGAGCGGGTCGCTCCGGCGGTCACGGCGGCGGTCGCCGCGGCGGCTCGGGCGGAGGGTGTGGCTCGACGCTGA
- a CDS encoding CGNR zinc finger domain-containing protein translates to MELAYYSDYAVRLVNSEDPARGKDSLTSVEAIRDLFGANQSAARRATDADVTRFRSVRARLRAVFEAADGGDETLSVDLLNSLLLEFPVSPQISGHDHRDDDGRPLWHMHLADHPSNVTAGYAAIAAMGLAFHLTEFGVDRLGLCEAAPCRNAYLDTSTNRSRRYCSDRCATRANVAAYRARKRLEADRSESTGRTADSAQSASANGER, encoded by the coding sequence GTGGAACTGGCCTATTACTCGGACTACGCCGTACGTCTCGTCAACAGCGAGGACCCGGCCCGGGGCAAGGACTCGCTGACGTCGGTGGAGGCCATCCGCGACCTGTTCGGCGCGAACCAGTCGGCGGCCCGGCGCGCGACGGACGCGGACGTCACCCGCTTCCGCTCGGTGCGGGCCCGGCTGCGCGCGGTCTTCGAGGCGGCCGACGGCGGCGACGAGACGCTCTCCGTGGACCTGCTGAACTCACTGCTGCTGGAGTTCCCGGTCAGCCCGCAGATCTCCGGGCACGACCACAGGGACGACGACGGGCGCCCGCTGTGGCACATGCACCTCGCGGACCATCCCTCGAACGTGACCGCGGGCTACGCGGCCATCGCGGCGATGGGCCTCGCCTTCCATCTGACCGAGTTCGGCGTGGACCGGCTCGGTCTGTGCGAGGCAGCGCCGTGCCGCAACGCCTACCTCGACACCTCGACCAACCGGTCCCGGCGCTACTGCTCCGACCGCTGTGCCACCCGCGCGAACGTGGCCGCCTACCGCGCCCGCAAGCGCCTGGAGGCGGACCGGTCGGAGAGCACCGGCCGGACGGCGGACAGCGCCCAGAGCGCCAGCGCGAACGGCGAGCGCTGA
- a CDS encoding helix-turn-helix domain-containing protein, with protein MSEATDLAERAGDRDPRVGLRAVAALRRLLEQLESVQVRSARNQGWSWQEIAAELGVSRQAVHKKYGRH; from the coding sequence ATGAGTGAGGCAACCGATCTCGCCGAGCGCGCCGGCGATCGTGACCCGAGGGTCGGCCTGCGTGCCGTCGCCGCGCTGCGCCGACTGCTGGAGCAGTTGGAGTCCGTGCAGGTGCGCAGCGCGCGCAATCAGGGGTGGTCGTGGCAGGAGATCGCCGCGGAACTCGGGGTCAGCAGGCAGGCCGTGCACAAGAAGTACGGGAGGCATTGA
- a CDS encoding Clp protease N-terminal domain-containing protein translates to MFERFTKDARAVVTGAVEQAERSGARTVDTGHLLLALLDREASRGSFALAALGLAERKESVREALGEARRRAGLSQAEADALAGLGIDVAEIVARVEEVHGVGAMSGDRKGRGKGRRSGHRPFSREAKDTLVRSLRVAVARGDRHIGDEHILLALTTQPGVPAETLADHGVTNLTVTRVLYGEGEAKAG, encoded by the coding sequence ATGTTCGAGCGGTTCACCAAGGACGCCCGCGCGGTCGTGACCGGAGCGGTCGAACAAGCGGAACGGTCCGGCGCCCGCACCGTCGACACCGGGCACCTGCTGCTCGCCCTGCTCGACCGGGAAGCCAGCCGGGGCTCCTTCGCGCTGGCCGCGCTGGGGCTCGCGGAGCGCAAGGAGTCGGTACGGGAGGCGCTGGGCGAGGCCCGTCGCCGTGCCGGACTCTCCCAGGCCGAGGCCGATGCCCTCGCGGGCCTCGGTATCGACGTCGCAGAGATCGTCGCCCGGGTCGAGGAGGTGCACGGCGTCGGCGCGATGTCCGGCGACCGCAAGGGCAGGGGCAAGGGGCGGCGGTCCGGCCATCGTCCCTTCAGCCGGGAGGCCAAGGACACCCTGGTGCGCTCCCTGCGCGTCGCCGTCGCCCGCGGTGACCGGCATATCGGCGACGAGCACATCCTCCTCGCCCTGACCACCCAGCCCGGCGTACCGGCCGAGACCCTCGCCGACCACGGAGTCACCAACCTGACCGTGACCCGGGTCCTCTACGGGGAGGGCGAGGCCAAGGCCGGGTGA
- the sodX gene encoding nickel-type superoxide dismutase maturation protease produces MPELSQETERGRPLLPFGPAEVTGPSMVPTLNHGDRLLVHYGARIRPGDVVVLRHPFQQDLLVVKRAAERREGGWWVLGDNAYAGGDSTDYGTVPAELVLGRVRARFRPRKAAQRSPFALALWALSAVRPVLSDRSASRRLRAR; encoded by the coding sequence ATGCCGGAACTGTCGCAGGAGACCGAACGCGGGCGGCCGTTGCTGCCCTTCGGGCCGGCCGAGGTGACCGGGCCGTCGATGGTGCCCACGCTCAACCACGGGGACCGGCTGCTCGTGCACTACGGGGCCCGGATCCGGCCCGGTGACGTGGTCGTTCTGCGTCATCCGTTCCAGCAGGACCTGCTGGTCGTCAAGCGCGCGGCGGAGCGCCGCGAGGGCGGCTGGTGGGTGCTCGGGGACAACGCGTACGCGGGCGGGGACAGCACCGACTACGGCACGGTCCCGGCGGAGTTGGTGCTCGGCCGGGTGCGGGCCCGGTTCCGGCCGCGCAAGGCGGCTCAGCGCTCGCCGTTCGCGCTGGCGCTCTGGGCGCTGTCCGCCGTCCGGCCGGTGCTCTCCGACCGGTCCGCCTCCAGGCGCTTGCGGGCGCGGTAG
- a CDS encoding DUF4097 family beta strand repeat-containing protein, whose protein sequence is MSEWSVTEPRKLTFDEPVRELHVRIVNGTVNVVGTDEGSARLEVSEMEGPPLLVTQEGGTLTVAYEDLPWKGFLKWLDRKGWRRSAVVSLAVPAGTRVEVGVVGAGAVVSGVSGPSVVKGVTGDTTLVGLSGPVRADTVSGNLEAQAVTGDLRFNSVSGDLTVVEGSGSSVRADSVSGSMIVDLDPEGPTDVRLTSVSGEIAIRLPHPADADVEANTASGTISNAFDGLRVHGQWGAHKITGKLGAGNGRLRATTVSGSIALLRRPAREEEPWDAEAWEDAPVENTPAGSGENSDSGQDSTPSTEADPGDQADGTTDKKVL, encoded by the coding sequence ATGTCCGAGTGGTCCGTCACGGAGCCGAGGAAGCTCACCTTCGACGAGCCCGTACGCGAACTGCACGTACGGATCGTCAATGGAACGGTGAACGTGGTGGGGACCGACGAAGGTTCCGCCCGCCTCGAGGTCTCGGAGATGGAGGGCCCACCCCTCCTGGTCACCCAGGAGGGCGGGACGCTCACGGTCGCCTATGAGGACCTGCCCTGGAAGGGCTTCCTGAAGTGGCTCGACCGCAAGGGCTGGCGGCGCAGCGCCGTGGTCTCGCTGGCGGTCCCGGCCGGCACGCGCGTCGAGGTGGGCGTGGTCGGCGCGGGCGCCGTGGTCTCCGGGGTGAGCGGTCCCTCGGTGGTCAAGGGCGTCACCGGCGACACCACGCTCGTCGGGCTCTCCGGCCCGGTGCGCGCCGACACGGTCTCCGGGAACCTGGAGGCCCAGGCGGTGACCGGCGACCTCCGCTTCAACTCGGTCTCCGGGGACCTGACGGTCGTCGAAGGCTCGGGCTCCTCCGTGCGGGCCGACTCGGTCAGCGGCTCGATGATCGTCGACCTCGACCCGGAGGGCCCGACCGACGTACGGCTCACCAGCGTCTCCGGCGAGATCGCCATCCGGCTCCCCCATCCCGCCGACGCCGATGTCGAGGCCAACACCGCGAGCGGCACCATCTCCAACGCCTTCGACGGACTCCGCGTGCACGGCCAGTGGGGCGCCCACAAGATCACCGGAAAGCTGGGCGCGGGCAACGGCAGGCTGCGGGCGACGACCGTATCCGGCTCCATCGCGCTGCTGCGCCGCCCGGCCCGTGAGGAGGAGCCGTGGGACGCGGAGGCATGGGAGGACGCCCCGGTGGAGAACACACCGGCCGGCTCGGGGGAGAATTCCGACTCCGGCCAGGACTCCACACCCTCCACCGAAGCCGACCCGGGCGACCAGGCCGACGGCACGACCGACAAGAAGGTGCTCTGA
- a CDS encoding amino acid ABC transporter ATP-binding protein — protein MTAMVKAEGVHKSFGAVKVLEGIDLEVQTGEVFCLIGPSGSGKSTFLRCINHLEKINAGRLYVDGELVGYRQKGDKLYELKDSEVALQRRDIGMVFQRFNLFPHMTAVENVMEAPVQVKGVSKAQARERARELLEKVGLGDKAGNYPTQLSGGQQQRVAIARALAMEPKLMLFDEPTSALDPELVGDVLDVMRDLAESGMTMVVVTHEMGFAREVGDNLVFMDGGVVVESGNPRDVLTDPQHERTKAFLSKVL, from the coding sequence ATGACCGCCATGGTGAAGGCCGAAGGCGTCCACAAGTCCTTCGGCGCCGTCAAGGTCCTTGAGGGCATCGACCTGGAGGTGCAGACGGGCGAGGTGTTCTGCCTCATCGGCCCGTCCGGCTCCGGCAAGTCGACGTTCCTGCGGTGCATCAACCACCTGGAGAAGATCAACGCCGGCCGGCTGTACGTCGACGGCGAGCTGGTCGGCTATCGCCAGAAGGGTGACAAGCTGTACGAGCTCAAGGACAGCGAGGTCGCGCTGCAGCGCCGGGACATCGGCATGGTGTTCCAGCGGTTCAACCTGTTCCCGCACATGACGGCCGTCGAGAACGTCATGGAGGCGCCGGTCCAGGTCAAGGGCGTGAGCAAGGCCCAGGCCAGGGAGCGGGCGCGGGAGCTGCTGGAGAAGGTCGGTCTCGGCGACAAGGCCGGGAACTACCCCACGCAGCTCTCCGGCGGTCAGCAGCAGCGAGTGGCCATCGCCCGGGCGCTGGCCATGGAGCCGAAGCTGATGCTGTTCGACGAGCCGACCTCGGCGCTCGACCCGGAGCTGGTCGGTGACGTCCTCGACGTCATGCGCGACCTGGCCGAGTCCGGCATGACGATGGTCGTCGTCACCCACGAGATGGGCTTCGCCCGCGAGGTGGGCGACAACCTCGTCTTCATGGACGGCGGTGTGGTGGTCGAGTCCGGCAACCCGCGCGACGTCCTGACGGACCCGCAGCACGAGCGGACGAAGGCGTTCCTGTCGAAGGTGCTGTGA
- a CDS encoding zinc-binding dehydrogenase produces the protein MFAVYAARIDRDQPLSGLELGERPAPVARPGWSVVDVKAASLNHHDLWSLRGVGLAEDKLPMILGCDAAGVDQDGNEVVLHSVIGQSGHGVGPKEPRSILTEHYQGTFAEQVAVPTWNILPKPKELSFAEAACLPTAWLTAYRMLFTNAGVRPGDSVLVQGAGGGVATAAIVLGKAAGLRVFATSRDEAKRKRALELGAVEAVEPGARLPQRVDAVIETVGAATWSHSIKSLRPGGTVVISGATSGDRPSHAELTRIFFLELKVVGSTMGTKDELEDLLSFCAATGVRPVIDEVLPMDRAREGFEKMASGELFGKVVLTN, from the coding sequence ATGTTCGCCGTCTACGCCGCCCGAATCGACCGCGACCAGCCGCTCAGCGGACTTGAGTTGGGGGAGCGGCCCGCTCCCGTGGCTCGTCCCGGCTGGAGTGTCGTCGACGTCAAGGCCGCCTCCCTCAACCATCACGACCTCTGGTCCCTGCGCGGCGTCGGCCTCGCGGAGGACAAGCTGCCGATGATCCTCGGTTGCGACGCCGCCGGTGTCGACCAGGACGGCAACGAGGTCGTCCTGCACTCCGTCATCGGCCAGAGCGGCCATGGCGTGGGTCCCAAGGAGCCCCGCTCCATCCTCACCGAGCACTACCAGGGCACCTTCGCCGAACAGGTCGCCGTGCCCACCTGGAACATCCTGCCCAAGCCGAAGGAGCTGTCCTTCGCCGAGGCCGCCTGTCTGCCGACCGCGTGGTTGACGGCCTACCGGATGCTCTTCACCAACGCCGGTGTCCGTCCCGGTGACTCGGTCCTCGTCCAAGGTGCCGGGGGAGGCGTCGCCACCGCCGCGATCGTCCTCGGCAAGGCCGCCGGTCTGCGGGTCTTCGCCACCAGCCGGGACGAGGCCAAGCGCAAGCGCGCCCTGGAACTCGGTGCCGTGGAGGCCGTCGAGCCCGGAGCCCGGCTGCCGCAGCGGGTCGACGCCGTCATCGAGACCGTCGGCGCCGCCACCTGGTCCCACTCCATCAAGTCGCTCCGTCCCGGCGGCACCGTCGTCATCTCCGGTGCCACCAGCGGTGACCGGCCCTCCCACGCCGAACTCACCCGGATCTTCTTCCTGGAGCTCAAGGTCGTCGGCTCGACCATGGGCACCAAGGACGAGCTGGAGGACCTGCTCTCGTTCTGCGCCGCCACCGGTGTCCGCCCCGTCATCGACGAGGTCCTTCCCATGGACCGGGCCCGCGAGGGCTTCGAGAAGATGGCGTCGGGCGAGCTGTTCGGCAAGGTCGTGCTCACCAACTGA
- a CDS encoding ABC transporter substrate-binding protein has translation MTASTTRRTTATRSRLAAVASIAVAGALILTGCGDQTDSGSDNSESTETGNSSTAPLFAKLPKKIQDAGEIQVGTNAEYAPMEFQEGGKIVGVDPDIAAALGEKLGVDFKFTSGSFDGLITSLNTGRYDIAMSSITDNKQRQEGLDDKGKKLGPGVDFVDYFVAGTAVYVQKGNPKNINSIEDLCGQTAAVQRGTTYEQALKDQSKKCTDAGEKAVKIESFENDTEAQTRVKSGGAVAGVNDYPVAIDLARKADDGNAFEVVGEQVDAGPFGIAVNKDNKQLTAALEEAVNAIIEDGTYMEILKKWGAETGAIDEAAVNGGK, from the coding sequence ATGACCGCAAGCACCACCCGTCGTACGACCGCCACGCGCTCTCGGCTGGCAGCGGTCGCCTCGATCGCGGTCGCAGGCGCCCTGATTCTCACCGGCTGCGGTGACCAGACCGACAGCGGCAGCGACAACTCGGAGTCCACGGAGACCGGGAACTCCAGCACCGCGCCGCTCTTCGCCAAGCTGCCCAAGAAGATCCAGGACGCGGGCGAGATCCAGGTCGGCACCAACGCCGAATACGCCCCCATGGAGTTCCAGGAGGGCGGCAAGATCGTCGGTGTCGACCCCGACATCGCCGCCGCGCTCGGCGAGAAGCTGGGCGTGGACTTCAAGTTCACCTCCGGCTCCTTCGACGGCCTGATCACCTCGCTGAACACGGGCCGCTACGACATCGCCATGTCGTCCATCACGGACAACAAGCAGCGCCAGGAGGGCCTGGACGACAAGGGCAAGAAGCTCGGCCCGGGTGTCGACTTCGTGGACTACTTCGTGGCCGGTACGGCGGTGTACGTCCAGAAGGGCAACCCGAAGAACATCAACTCGATCGAGGACCTCTGCGGCCAGACCGCGGCCGTCCAGCGCGGCACCACGTACGAGCAAGCGCTGAAGGACCAGTCCAAGAAGTGCACGGACGCCGGTGAGAAGGCCGTCAAGATCGAGTCCTTCGAGAACGACACCGAGGCCCAGACCCGAGTGAAGTCGGGCGGCGCCGTCGCGGGCGTCAACGACTACCCGGTCGCCATCGACCTGGCCCGCAAGGCCGACGACGGCAACGCCTTCGAGGTCGTCGGCGAGCAGGTCGACGCCGGTCCGTTCGGCATCGCGGTGAACAAGGACAACAAGCAGCTCACCGCGGCGCTGGAAGAGGCCGTCAACGCCATCATCGAGGACGGCACCTACATGGAGATCCTCAAGAAGTGGGGCGCCGAGACGGGCGCGATCGACGAGGCCGCCGTCAACGGCGGCAAGTGA
- a CDS encoding DUF6104 family protein, producing MYFTDRGIEELEKRRGEEEVTFEWLAEQLRTFVDLNPDFEVPVERLATWLARLDDEDDE from the coding sequence ATGTACTTCACCGACCGAGGCATCGAAGAACTGGAGAAGCGGCGCGGCGAGGAGGAGGTCACCTTCGAGTGGCTCGCCGAGCAGCTCCGCACGTTCGTCGACCTGAACCCGGACTTCGAGGTGCCGGTGGAGCGACTGGCAACCTGGCTGGCGCGCCTGGACGACGAGGACGACGAGTAG
- a CDS encoding PadR family transcriptional regulator, giving the protein MPPVFAHGRLRLYLLKLLDEAPRHGYEVIRLLEERFQGLYAPSAGTVYPRLSKLESEGLVTHTTEGGRKVYAITDAGRAELADRSGELADLELEIRESVAELAAEIRADVRGAAGDLRREMRAAASEARQGGIKADAPLGDFTEYTDKEAWRAAKEEMRRAKQEWKEQARRAKDESRRAREEAQRARRQAKEAQDRARAQAQEEMQRIAQRVQDHVQDHFARGDWPTGVREGLTELAKEFGEFGKDFGKGLGKDFGFGRAGSGAGAAAGTGTGTASKPRPEGPGTPEYSETPEDFPAEFEPSWAHEDPTGDPARDLDRLLDRFRDDIRDAARDHGVTADQLRDARRHLSTAAAHIGALLRTPKP; this is encoded by the coding sequence ATGCCTCCCGTCTTCGCCCACGGCCGCCTCCGCCTCTACCTGCTGAAGCTGCTGGACGAGGCCCCGCGCCACGGCTACGAGGTGATCCGCCTGCTGGAGGAGCGCTTCCAGGGCCTGTACGCGCCCTCGGCGGGCACGGTCTACCCCCGCCTGTCGAAGCTGGAGAGCGAGGGCCTGGTCACCCACACCACCGAGGGCGGCCGCAAGGTGTACGCCATCACGGACGCCGGGCGGGCCGAACTGGCCGACCGCAGCGGGGAACTGGCCGACCTGGAGCTGGAGATCCGGGAGTCGGTCGCCGAGCTCGCCGCCGAGATACGGGCCGATGTGCGCGGTGCGGCCGGTGATCTGCGGCGCGAGATGCGGGCGGCGGCGTCGGAGGCCCGGCAGGGCGGCATCAAGGCCGACGCTCCGCTCGGGGACTTCACGGAGTACACCGACAAGGAGGCCTGGCGCGCGGCCAAGGAGGAGATGCGCCGGGCCAAGCAGGAGTGGAAGGAGCAGGCCCGGCGCGCCAAGGACGAGAGCCGCAGGGCCCGCGAGGAGGCCCAGCGCGCCCGGCGCCAGGCCAAGGAGGCGCAGGACCGGGCCCGCGCCCAGGCCCAGGAGGAGATGCAGCGCATCGCCCAGCGGGTCCAGGACCATGTGCAGGACCACTTCGCCCGGGGCGACTGGCCGACCGGCGTGCGCGAGGGGCTGACGGAACTGGCCAAGGAGTTCGGCGAGTTCGGGAAGGACTTCGGCAAGGGGCTCGGGAAGGACTTCGGGTTCGGGCGGGCGGGATCGGGCGCGGGTGCGGCGGCCGGCACCGGCACTGGCACCGCGTCCAAGCCGCGTCCCGAGGGCCCCGGCACCCCCGAGTACTCCGAGACCCCGGAGGACTTCCCCGCCGAGTTCGAGCCGTCCTGGGCCCATGAGGACCCGACCGGCGATCCGGCCCGTGATCTGGACCGCCTCCTGGACCGCTTCCGCGACGACATCCGCGACGCGGCGCGCGACCACGGGGTCACGGCGGACCAGCTCCGGGACGCCCGACGTCACCTGTCGACGGCGGCGGCGCACATAGGCGCACTGCTCAGGACGCCCAAGCCCTGA